Genomic segment of Edaphobacter bradus:
ACCGGGAAGGACTGAAGGCAGTTCTCGCCTTCAATCCCGACGCAGTTGTCATGGGTGCCGATCCTCCCCAGCTCGACTGCTGTGACCTTCTTTCTGAAATCAAGGGTTCCGAGCGCACGCGGAACATACGCGTTGTGATGCTATCTCCAGGCAAGTCTGCCGAACGGACTCGGGGGTTGGATCTCGGGGCAGACGATGTGCTGTCACTGCCCTTCGACCCACACGAATTGCTGTCCCGTCTGCGCTCGCAACTGCGGAACAAATTCGTCGAGGACGAGTCTCTAGAGCGGCTGCGCAAAGCCGAAGAGAATCGAAACGCTACCCAGCAGGTGGTGACAGCGGTCAACGAAGAACGGCGGACGCTGCGAGTTGGCGGCGTTGTGATTGTTGCCGTTCTTATCGTTGCCGGCCTGGCCGCTTTCTTCTTCTACCGTCGCACCCAGCAGCAGAATACTCGGGTCTATGCTGCGCTCACCCGATTGCAGACTGGCGTGCTGACGCAGCAACAGTTGATGGAGCGCTCGCGTCGGGCCCTTGAAGACGGGCAACGCGGCCCATCCCTGGCGACAGATCCAGAAAAGCTCCAACTTAAGAAGAAGAGCGAAGATCTGAGAGCGCAAATCGCAAGTAGCCAGGCAGAAGACGCTTCCGCTTTGCAAAATCAATTAACCGTAGTAGAAGGCCGCCTTCAGAAGCTCGAGTCCGAGGGCAAGGTTGCGCAGACGATTATCCAGTCCTATGAGCCGAGTGTCTGCCTCATTCACGTTGTGCTTGGCTTCCGCGACCACACTAGCGGATTGAGATTGCACTACGCTGGGTTAACGAGCAGTGGCGAGCCAACGACCGATGAACACAACAACCCACTCCTGAGCCTCAACGGAGATGGTCCGGAAGTACGCCTGGATGTTTTTGGTACTGGGTTTCTCGCCTCTGCCGGCGGACAAATCCTCACCAATCATCATGTGGCCGAGCCCTGGTGGCAGAACGACGATTTGAAGGAACTGCTAAGTCAAGGGCTTGAGCCAGCGATTGTTGAGATGACAGCATATTTCCCCGGCGTTCCACACGGCATTGCCATCAACACGGAGAGGATTTCCTCTACCGCGGACGTTGCTGTCGTAAGGGGAAATGTCTCAGGACTGCGAATCAAACAGATAACTCTTGCCGAGGGCCGCGGCTCGGCCGTCAGTGGAGGGCCCGTCGTGCTGCTTGGATATCCGACTGCTCTTGATGCAATTCTGGCTCGGGCAGGCGCTGAGACGCTCCAGTCCATTGCGACTGCATCCAAAGGTGATCCGAAGCAGGTGATGGAAGAGCTCGCCCGCCGCAACCTGATCAGGCCTACCACCACCCAGGGGCATATCGGCGACGTGCTGCCTGACAAGATTGTCTATGATGCCCAAACCACCTCGGGCGGCTCTGGCGGTCCTCTTTTTAGTAATGAGGGCAAAGTTATAGGAATTAACTTCGCCATGGTGCGTGAGTTCGGCGGATCGAATTTCGCTATTCCTGTGGGCTACGGGAAGTCTCTTCTGAACCCATAGGTGCCGCCGCTGCAGAAAACCGTGAATGCGACAGTGGCCCGATGAAGTTGCGGCTTTCGCAACTTCATCATTAAACCCACTGGAACTCTCTTTACAATCACCGCATGCCCACTCGCAAACTCATCGCCATTGCCGCACTTCTCTGCGCCTCACTCGCTGCCGCAGCCCAGGCCCCCGCAGCCATCACCACCGATCCCGCCCCCGACAAGGCCAACCCCGCCGCGATGCAATCCTTCCAGCTCCCCAGCCACGGAGCGCTCCTCAACGCCATCGTCTACGTCGCCTCCGGTCCCGGCCCGCACCCCATCGTCATCCTTCTTCACGGCTTCCCCGGAAATGAGAAGAACCTCGACCTCGCCCAGGCGATCCGCCGCGCCGGATGGGACGTCCTCTACTTCAACTACCGCGGAGCCTGGGGTTCGCCCGGATCTTTCTCCTTCACCCACGCCATCGAGGACACGCAATCCGCCATCGCTTACCTCCGCGATCCAGCCAACGCAGCCAAACTCCGCTCCGATCCGAAATACATCGTCCTCATCGGACACAGCATGGGAGGCATGGTCGCCGCCAACGTCGCCGCCGTCGACCCCGCCATCCGTGGCCTCGGCCTCATCTCTGCCGCCAACATGGCCGGCTTTGCCCTCCCCGTCGTCAAGGCCAACCAGCAGGAGGCCGCTCTCCCACGCATCGAGCAGGGCCTCGCCGCCGAGGGCATCGCTCCACTCGCCGGATGCACCCCCGAGTCCCTCGCCCGCGATCTCTTCGCCAACGCCGCCAAGTGGAACCTCCCCGACCTCGCGCCGA
This window contains:
- a CDS encoding trypsin-like peptidase domain-containing protein produces the protein MNDKAGKLLVVESDDALREHIVMVLSDAGYEVSTDYREGLKAVLAFNPDAVVMGADPPQLDCCDLLSEIKGSERTRNIRVVMLSPGKSAERTRGLDLGADDVLSLPFDPHELLSRLRSQLRNKFVEDESLERLRKAEENRNATQQVVTAVNEERRTLRVGGVVIVAVLIVAGLAAFFFYRRTQQQNTRVYAALTRLQTGVLTQQQLMERSRRALEDGQRGPSLATDPEKLQLKKKSEDLRAQIASSQAEDASALQNQLTVVEGRLQKLESEGKVAQTIIQSYEPSVCLIHVVLGFRDHTSGLRLHYAGLTSSGEPTTDEHNNPLLSLNGDGPEVRLDVFGTGFLASAGGQILTNHHVAEPWWQNDDLKELLSQGLEPAIVEMTAYFPGVPHGIAINTERISSTADVAVVRGNVSGLRIKQITLAEGRGSAVSGGPVVLLGYPTALDAILARAGAETLQSIATASKGDPKQVMEELARRNLIRPTTTQGHIGDVLPDKIVYDAQTTSGGSGGPLFSNEGKVIGINFAMVREFGGSNFAIPVGYGKSLLNP
- a CDS encoding alpha/beta hydrolase, with translation MPTRKLIAIAALLCASLAAAAQAPAAITTDPAPDKANPAAMQSFQLPSHGALLNAIVYVASGPGPHPIVILLHGFPGNEKNLDLAQAIRRAGWDVLYFNYRGAWGSPGSFSFTHAIEDTQSAIAYLRDPANAAKLRSDPKYIVLIGHSMGGMVAANVAAVDPAIRGLGLISAANMAGFALPVVKANQQEAALPRIEQGLAAEGIAPLAGCTPESLARDLFANAAKWNLPDLAPKLSARPVLVVTSDDGLADASDALVANLRKIGDPEVNEVHYATDHSYSDHRIALQQTVLEGLDYLQSHR